A genomic stretch from Sphingomonas faeni includes:
- a CDS encoding TonB-dependent receptor, with protein sequence MKSYNSALILNQQPQTLGQVLDNDPSVRTSYGFGNAAEQFVIRGFALAGDDIGFDGLYGITPRQLIAPELYDAVQVLNGSSAFLNGAAPGGTAIGGSVNLIPKRAGKAPLTRLTANYTSGGHVGGSFDVSRRFGAGGEWGVRINGAARRGDVAIEDEFRSAYLLGGAIDYDNGSLRLSLDLAYQKVRVNHIRPKLTLPAAITVIPKVPKADTNYGQPYYFTNLRDVYGQFRAEYDLSDDAMVYAAFGARDGAEDGFYSTLSLLNATTGAASVSGSRIPRTDNNEAAQAGVRVKLAAGGITNEFNVGGSMNWLTNRNAFEFYAISSGTTNIYAPVVVPQPSRVTSQGGNLADPFPISRTRLTSVFASDTIGVWEDRILLTGGLRLQQIVVKAYSNVTALQTGEYRKDAITPVVGLVVKPIDHVSLYANRIEALVQGATAPAISGGLNIVNLGEVLPPFRSTQYEVGGKLTLNAVTATLSLFTTERATAIATALPAPPANAARFEASGLQRNKGIELSIQAEPVDGLRIIAGGSVIDARLRRQTNGLNEGRKVAGVPDYLINGNVEWDLPFVPALTVTGRVVHTGQQPANAANTLSLPSWTRVDLGARYVAVVGDRPLTLRFGVDNVANKRYWATAFDSSRPDLLQGAPRTFKLSASIDL encoded by the coding sequence ATAAAGAGCTACAATTCCGCGCTGATCCTCAATCAGCAGCCGCAGACGCTCGGCCAGGTGCTCGACAACGACCCGTCGGTGCGGACGAGCTACGGCTTCGGCAATGCGGCCGAGCAGTTCGTCATCCGAGGCTTCGCGCTTGCGGGCGACGATATCGGCTTCGACGGGCTGTACGGCATCACACCGCGCCAGTTGATCGCTCCAGAGCTCTACGACGCAGTCCAGGTCCTGAACGGGTCGAGCGCGTTCCTGAACGGCGCGGCACCCGGCGGGACGGCGATCGGCGGCAGCGTCAACCTGATCCCCAAACGTGCAGGTAAGGCGCCACTGACCCGGCTGACCGCGAACTACACGTCCGGCGGGCATGTCGGCGGCAGTTTCGACGTCAGCCGCCGCTTCGGCGCTGGTGGCGAGTGGGGCGTGCGCATCAATGGTGCGGCCCGGCGAGGTGACGTGGCGATCGAGGACGAGTTCCGCAGCGCATATTTGCTTGGCGGCGCGATCGACTACGATAACGGATCACTGCGGCTGTCGCTCGATCTCGCCTACCAGAAGGTGCGCGTGAACCACATCCGTCCGAAACTGACGCTTCCTGCTGCGATCACCGTCATTCCCAAGGTTCCGAAGGCCGACACCAACTACGGTCAGCCCTATTACTTCACCAACCTGCGTGACGTGTACGGCCAGTTCCGCGCGGAATACGACCTGTCGGACGATGCGATGGTCTACGCAGCATTCGGCGCGCGCGACGGAGCGGAGGACGGCTTCTACAGCACGCTGTCGCTGCTTAATGCGACGACCGGCGCAGCGTCGGTATCCGGCTCGCGCATCCCCCGCACCGACAACAACGAAGCAGCGCAGGCAGGCGTGCGGGTGAAGCTTGCCGCAGGTGGCATCACGAACGAATTCAACGTCGGCGGTTCAATGAACTGGCTGACCAACCGCAACGCGTTCGAGTTCTACGCCATCTCGTCGGGCACCACCAACATCTACGCGCCCGTCGTGGTACCCCAGCCCAGCCGCGTCACCTCGCAAGGCGGAAATCTGGCCGATCCCTTCCCGATATCGCGGACCCGCCTGACGAGCGTCTTCGCCTCGGACACGATCGGCGTATGGGAGGACCGCATCCTGCTCACCGGCGGCCTGCGGCTGCAGCAGATCGTCGTGAAGGCCTATTCGAACGTTACCGCGCTGCAGACTGGCGAGTATCGCAAGGATGCGATCACACCGGTCGTCGGTCTGGTCGTCAAGCCGATCGACCATGTCTCGCTCTATGCCAATCGTATCGAGGCGCTGGTCCAGGGTGCGACCGCCCCTGCGATCAGCGGGGGCCTGAACATCGTGAACTTGGGCGAGGTGCTGCCGCCGTTCCGGTCGACGCAGTACGAGGTCGGCGGCAAGCTCACACTCAACGCTGTGACCGCCACCCTTTCGCTCTTCACCACCGAACGGGCGACGGCGATCGCCACGGCGCTGCCCGCACCGCCCGCGAACGCCGCACGGTTCGAGGCCTCCGGGCTTCAGCGCAACAAGGGTATCGAACTGAGCATCCAGGCGGAGCCGGTCGACGGCCTGCGGATCATTGCCGGCGGGTCGGTGATCGATGCCAGGCTTCGGCGTCAGACCAACGGGCTCAACGAGGGACGTAAGGTCGCCGGTGTGCCGGACTACCTGATCAACGGCAACGTGGAATGGGATCTGCCGTTCGTGCCCGCCCTCACCGTGACCGGTCGCGTCGTGCATACCGGGCAGCAGCCGGCCAACGCGGCTAACACGCTGTCGCTGCCGAGTTGGACGCGCGTCGATCTCGGCGCCCGATACGTCGCGGTGGTGGGTGACCGGCCGCTGACCCTGCGCTTCGGCGTCGATAACGTCGCGAACAAGCGATATTGGGCGACCGCCTTCGACAGCTCGCGCCCCGACCTGCTTCAGGGCGCCCCGCGGACCTTCAAGCTGTCGGCTTCGATCGATCTTTAG